A portion of the Natronococcus sp. AD-5 genome contains these proteins:
- a CDS encoding methyltransferase family protein — translation MTSVSPASLARVRPTVAFWAGLGTILLGVAVRQYAVRTLGDGFSLEVTVDEDDEVIDSGPYRWIRHPSYTGALFSLVGVGIAVGNWLSIVVVTLAGLAGYGYRIRVEERALRDTLGDAYVEYASRTPYRLVPGLW, via the coding sequence GTGACGTCCGTATCACCGGCATCTCTCGCTCGAGTTCGTCCGACGGTCGCCTTCTGGGCCGGGCTCGGAACGATCCTGCTCGGCGTCGCCGTCCGGCAGTACGCCGTCCGAACGCTCGGAGACGGGTTCTCCCTCGAGGTTACCGTCGACGAGGACGATGAGGTGATCGACTCGGGGCCGTACCGGTGGATTCGCCACCCCTCCTACACCGGTGCCCTGTTCTCGCTCGTCGGCGTCGGTATCGCCGTCGGTAACTGGCTGAGCATCGTCGTCGTGACGCTCGCCGGGCTCGCGGGCTACGGCTACCGTATCCGCGTCGAAGAGCGGGCCCTCCGCGACACGTTGGGCGACGCCTACGTCGAGTACGCGAGCCGGACGCCGTATCGCCTCGTTCCCGGGCTCTGGTAG
- a CDS encoding DUF420 domain-containing protein — MEYVPREHIRPLTVLLSVVSLAVVFAAAGGRVPQSTVPVAPRWVLDLIPHVNVAISAIAIGTIALGWRAIRRGRIDRHRVAMLASFGLFATFLALYLYRLVATGGPQEFPGPASVEQFVYLPVLAVHIFLAIVCIPLLYYVLLLAGAYPLEELPRTNHARVGRIAASLWLISFTLGIVVYLLLHVAY; from the coding sequence ATGGAGTACGTCCCTCGAGAGCACATTCGGCCGCTCACCGTCCTGCTGAGCGTCGTTTCGCTGGCGGTCGTGTTCGCAGCGGCGGGCGGACGGGTCCCGCAGTCGACGGTGCCCGTCGCGCCCCGGTGGGTTCTGGACCTGATCCCGCACGTCAACGTCGCGATCAGCGCGATAGCCATCGGGACGATCGCGCTCGGCTGGCGGGCCATCCGTCGCGGGCGTATCGACCGCCACCGCGTCGCGATGCTCGCCTCCTTCGGACTGTTCGCGACCTTCCTCGCGCTCTATCTGTACCGGCTCGTCGCGACCGGCGGGCCGCAGGAGTTTCCCGGCCCCGCTAGCGTCGAACAGTTCGTCTACCTGCCGGTGCTCGCCGTTCACATCTTCCTCGCCATCGTCTGTATCCCGCTGCTCTACTACGTCCTCCTGTTGGCGGGCGCGTACCCGCTCGAGGAGTTACCCCGGACGAACCACGCCCGCGTCGGCCGGATCGCCGCGAGCCTGTGGCTGATCTCCTTTACTCTCGGGATCGTCGTCTACCTGCTGTTGCACGTCGCGTACTGA
- a CDS encoding helix-turn-helix domain-containing protein, whose translation MAKYSTGSSSGGGGTNCELCGAESDSLRRAQVAGAELEVCPDCAPHDDAQKRRGGNRSGSRSQDAGGDQDEPSRKQKAAQNVAKANPIWDGDSEHWEKEGTNYDDDPLPYLVSDYGSVLVEARRDAGYQREELAEALGVPETDLLAIEQGRATQAGVGGGLIDALEDHLDVTLAE comes from the coding sequence ATGGCTAAGTACTCGACCGGTTCGTCCTCCGGCGGCGGCGGGACGAACTGCGAACTCTGCGGCGCGGAGAGCGACTCGCTTCGGCGCGCGCAAGTCGCCGGGGCCGAACTCGAGGTCTGTCCCGACTGCGCACCGCACGACGACGCGCAAAAGCGCCGCGGCGGTAACCGGAGCGGATCCCGCTCGCAGGACGCGGGCGGCGACCAGGACGAGCCCAGCCGAAAGCAGAAGGCCGCTCAGAACGTCGCGAAGGCGAACCCGATCTGGGACGGCGACTCCGAACACTGGGAGAAGGAGGGGACCAACTACGACGACGATCCGCTTCCGTACCTCGTCTCCGACTACGGATCGGTGCTGGTCGAGGCCCGCCGGGACGCCGGCTACCAGCGCGAGGAACTGGCTGAGGCACTCGGCGTCCCCGAGACGGACCTCCTCGCCATCGAGCAAGGCCGCGCGACCCAGGCCGGCGTCGGCGGCGGCCTGATCGACGCGCTCGAGGACCACCTCGACGTAACGCTCGCCGAATAG
- a CDS encoding alanyl-tRNA editing protein, with protein sequence MSGQRAAAEPYTTRFETEVAAIDGRQVWLETSYFYGESGGQPADRGTVGDHEVVDVRLVDGDPVHVLAEEPSFGAGRNVLCSVDWSFRMYCMRAHTASHVLYGAGRRLLEDLGYGGFDIGSEKVRVDLETSTGIDDETLVELEELVNRAVWESRPVSWEDVAVAEARDREEIAFNDATEDGAFQEGRVRIVTVGGENDNGTATANSADDSRKPWDVAACGGTHVRNTREIGPVTILGRSNPGEGLTRVEFAVGPRAIDRRGVEKRVAFDASRALGAPLESVADEVDRLRDERDELADAVQSLRRELVDARLERAEPFERESEEWLATTVDGVESNEAAEIAADAAGELADVVVLVGRDTPYAAVAANGTVAADAVIEELTSEFGGGGGGSERVAQAGGFDAAAGDVIAALK encoded by the coding sequence ATGAGCGGGCAACGGGCAGCGGCGGAACCGTACACCACGCGGTTCGAGACGGAAGTGGCGGCGATCGACGGCCGACAGGTCTGGCTCGAGACGAGTTACTTCTACGGCGAGAGCGGCGGCCAGCCGGCCGACCGCGGCACCGTCGGCGATCACGAGGTCGTCGACGTCCGGTTGGTCGACGGCGATCCGGTTCACGTCCTCGCCGAGGAGCCGTCGTTCGGCGCGGGCCGAAACGTGCTCTGTTCGGTCGACTGGTCGTTCCGGATGTACTGTATGCGCGCCCACACCGCCAGCCACGTCCTCTACGGCGCCGGTCGGCGGCTCCTCGAAGACCTCGGCTACGGCGGCTTCGACATCGGTTCGGAGAAGGTCCGGGTCGACCTCGAGACGAGCACGGGGATCGACGACGAGACGCTGGTCGAACTGGAGGAACTCGTCAACCGGGCGGTCTGGGAATCGCGTCCCGTCTCCTGGGAGGACGTCGCCGTCGCCGAGGCGCGCGACCGCGAGGAGATCGCGTTCAACGACGCGACCGAGGACGGCGCGTTCCAGGAGGGCCGAGTCCGGATCGTCACCGTCGGCGGCGAGAACGATAACGGCACCGCGACGGCGAACAGCGCCGACGATTCGCGGAAGCCGTGGGACGTCGCCGCCTGTGGCGGCACCCACGTCCGCAACACGCGCGAGATCGGCCCGGTAACCATCCTCGGCCGGTCGAACCCCGGCGAGGGGCTGACCCGGGTCGAGTTCGCCGTCGGGCCGCGCGCCATCGACCGCCGCGGCGTCGAAAAGCGCGTCGCGTTCGACGCGAGTCGGGCGCTCGGCGCGCCGCTCGAGTCGGTCGCCGACGAAGTGGATCGTCTTCGAGACGAGCGGGACGAACTCGCCGACGCGGTCCAGTCGCTTCGGCGGGAACTCGTCGACGCGCGACTCGAGCGGGCGGAGCCGTTCGAGCGCGAGAGCGAGGAGTGGCTCGCGACGACGGTCGACGGCGTCGAGTCGAACGAGGCGGCGGAGATCGCGGCGGACGCCGCGGGCGAACTGGCCGACGTCGTCGTACTCGTCGGTCGCGATACTCCCTATGCGGCCGTAGCCGCGAACGGGACCGTGGCCGCCGACGCGGTCATCGAGGAGTTGACGAGCGAGTTCGGCGGCGGTGGCGGCGGCTCGGAACGCGTCGCGCAGGCGGGCGGGTTCGACGCCGCGGCGGGCGACGTCATCGCGGCGCTGAAGTGA
- a CDS encoding peroxiredoxin family protein, translating into MVSESLRTEFPNVAAGAKQVSVADLGTESTFVVLLLMQSSGSGTCRQQAREIAAEYDEFQRRSATVAAIVPGSAPKVRSWRRLVDPPFPVLADREAALAEAFYQRTQYGRLGRFVSSIGRMPMTVVLDYRDGGPSVGYTYEGATSFDRPPVRELLAALDES; encoded by the coding sequence ATGGTTTCCGAATCCCTCCGGACGGAGTTTCCGAACGTCGCAGCGGGAGCGAAACAGGTGTCGGTAGCCGACCTCGGGACTGAGTCGACGTTCGTCGTCCTCCTGTTGATGCAGAGTTCCGGCAGCGGCACGTGTCGTCAGCAGGCCCGCGAGATCGCGGCCGAGTACGACGAGTTCCAGCGGCGAAGCGCGACGGTGGCGGCGATCGTTCCGGGGAGCGCCCCGAAAGTTCGATCCTGGCGGCGACTCGTCGACCCCCCGTTTCCGGTTCTGGCGGACCGCGAGGCCGCCCTCGCCGAAGCGTTCTACCAGCGAACCCAGTACGGCCGCCTCGGACGGTTCGTCTCGTCGATCGGACGGATGCCGATGACGGTCGTCCTGGACTACCGCGACGGCGGGCCCTCGGTCGGGTACACCTACGAGGGTGCGACGTCGTTCGATCGACCGCCAGTTCGCGAACTCCTCGCCGCTCTCGACGAGAGTTAG
- a CDS encoding GntT/GntP/DsdX family permease, translating into MVVHMAIANPLIVFAIGLIAVIALLVWLKLPAVLGLLIASLIVGAATAAVPFGEVPAEIAGGFGETMTGIGIPILMAAVIGKGMMESGAAERIVRSFQSTTGEDKSYLALWGSSSALSIPVFFDNVFYLMAPLARSMRARTGRDYALFLCVVGAGAATTHVFVPPTPGPLAVAAELGDAVDLGAMMIGGVLIAIPTAAVSGILYGRWINARLDDIPLRETMGSTAEEVHELAERSTSELPGMFEASLPIILAVVLVATNTTVNFLVDLAEEGVAPFDAIGGALESFVPVASFLGDPNFALTAAALAAAVTYLRVRAISQDVWTDELVESLKSGAHIAAITSAGGAFGGLLAASGIGEYITDLVAVGAGGGVTVLVSAWLIAAAIRIAQGSATVAMITTAGIMAPQVPDLAVHPVYLALIIGAGGNICSWFNDSGFWLVKEIGGLTQTETVKIWTALTTIISVTAFIIIVTVSSIMPLA; encoded by the coding sequence ATGGTAGTACATATGGCAATCGCCAATCCACTGATCGTATTCGCGATCGGGTTAATTGCGGTTATCGCATTGCTCGTCTGGTTGAAGTTACCTGCAGTCCTCGGACTTCTCATCGCCTCGCTGATCGTCGGTGCTGCGACGGCCGCGGTACCGTTCGGCGAGGTACCTGCGGAGATCGCCGGCGGATTCGGTGAGACGATGACGGGGATCGGTATCCCCATCCTGATGGCAGCAGTCATCGGAAAAGGGATGATGGAGAGCGGCGCCGCGGAACGCATCGTCCGCTCGTTTCAATCCACGACCGGTGAAGACAAGTCGTATCTCGCGCTGTGGGGGAGCAGTAGCGCGCTGTCGATTCCGGTGTTCTTCGACAACGTCTTCTACCTGATGGCCCCCCTGGCCCGCTCGATGCGAGCCCGTACGGGGCGTGACTACGCGCTCTTCCTCTGCGTGGTCGGCGCCGGTGCGGCGACGACCCACGTCTTCGTCCCGCCGACGCCGGGACCGCTCGCGGTGGCGGCGGAACTCGGTGACGCGGTCGATCTCGGCGCGATGATGATCGGCGGCGTCCTCATCGCGATCCCGACCGCGGCCGTCTCCGGAATTCTTTACGGCAGGTGGATCAACGCTCGTCTCGACGACATTCCGCTGCGGGAGACGATGGGATCGACCGCGGAGGAGGTTCACGAACTGGCGGAACGATCCACCAGCGAACTGCCAGGGATGTTCGAGGCCTCGCTCCCGATCATCCTCGCTGTCGTTCTGGTCGCGACGAACACCACCGTCAACTTCCTAGTCGACCTGGCCGAAGAAGGCGTTGCACCCTTCGACGCGATAGGGGGTGCACTCGAGTCGTTCGTTCCGGTCGCGAGTTTCCTCGGCGATCCGAACTTCGCGCTGACCGCGGCCGCGCTCGCCGCCGCCGTGACGTACCTGCGCGTTCGCGCGATCAGCCAGGACGTCTGGACGGACGAACTCGTCGAGTCGCTTAAGAGCGGCGCCCACATCGCCGCGATCACCTCCGCCGGCGGCGCGTTCGGCGGCCTGCTCGCGGCCTCCGGCATCGGCGAGTACATCACGGACCTGGTCGCCGTCGGCGCCGGCGGGGGCGTGACCGTACTTGTCTCGGCGTGGCTCATCGCCGCCGCGATCCGGATCGCACAGGGATCCGCCACCGTCGCGATGATCACCACCGCGGGGATCATGGCGCCACAGGTGCCCGACCTGGCCGTTCATCCCGTCTACCTCGCGCTCATCATCGGCGCCGGCGGAAACATCTGTTCGTGGTTCAACGACAGCGGCTTCTGGCTGGTCAAAGAGATCGGCGGACTCACGCAGACGGAAACGGTCAAGATCTGGACGGCGCTGACGACGATCATCTCGGTGACGGCGTTCATCATCATCGTCACCGTCTCGTCGATCATGCCGCTGGCCTGA
- a CDS encoding bifunctional 4-hydroxy-2-oxoglutarate aldolase/2-dehydro-3-deoxy-phosphogluconate aldolase has translation MTEADAIEDRIVENGVLAVLRGVDEERIVPVARAMYEAGVGGLEVTADDARTYEKIAAIDRELADTDAVVGAGTVLDAATAQSVIDAGAEFVVSPHTDAEVVRVCNRHGVLSAPGVMTPTEAVTAIDAGADVLKMFPASTVGPGHIGALRGPLGDVPVIPTGGVDRDNVGDYFDAGAVAVGAGSSLVDYEAIADGDMDRVRETAAAFVEAVEDARDA, from the coding sequence ATGACTGAGGCCGACGCGATCGAGGATCGCATCGTCGAGAACGGCGTCCTCGCCGTGCTTCGCGGCGTCGACGAGGAGCGGATCGTCCCGGTCGCTCGAGCGATGTACGAGGCGGGCGTCGGCGGGCTCGAGGTCACGGCCGACGACGCGCGAACGTACGAGAAGATCGCCGCGATCGACCGCGAGCTCGCGGACACCGACGCGGTCGTCGGCGCGGGGACCGTCCTCGACGCCGCGACCGCCCAGTCGGTGATCGACGCGGGCGCGGAGTTCGTCGTCTCGCCGCACACCGACGCCGAGGTCGTCCGCGTCTGCAACCGCCACGGCGTGCTCTCGGCGCCCGGCGTTATGACGCCGACGGAGGCCGTCACCGCGATCGACGCCGGCGCGGACGTCCTCAAGATGTTCCCCGCCTCGACGGTCGGACCGGGGCACATCGGCGCGCTGCGGGGGCCGCTGGGCGACGTCCCCGTCATCCCGACCGGCGGCGTCGACCGCGACAACGTCGGCGACTACTTCGACGCGGGCGCCGTCGCCGTCGGCGCCGGGAGCTCGCTCGTCGACTACGAGGCGATCGCCGACGGCGATATGGACCGGGTCCGCGAGACCGCCGCGGCGTTCGTCGAGGCCGTCGAGGACGCGCGGGACGCGTAG
- a CDS encoding glucose 1-dehydrogenase: MKAIAVEPGAGEPTLVEKPCPEPARGEALVRTLRVGVDGTDHEVIAGNHGDLPAGADRLVLGHEAVGVVEDPNGTDLEEGQYVVPTVRRPPNGTNEYFERGEPDMAPEGEYVERGIVGEHGFMTEYFTSPAEYLVPIPERLASLGFLVEPISISEKAIEHAVASRSAFEWKPESALVLGNGSLGLLTLAMFESVLELDRTYCLGRRSRPDPSIDIIDELGSTYVDSRETPVPEIPDEYESVDIVYEATGYAKHAFETVDALAPNGVGVLLGVPEPWSFEIDGGRLHQEFVLHNKALVGSVNSHRGHFEAAIDTLEGLPTWVTDDLVTGVYGLDEYRAAFEAGDDVVKTAVEFSSV, translated from the coding sequence ATGAAGGCGATCGCAGTCGAACCGGGAGCCGGCGAACCGACCCTCGTCGAGAAACCCTGTCCCGAACCGGCGCGGGGAGAAGCGCTCGTCCGCACGCTTCGCGTCGGCGTCGACGGAACCGACCACGAGGTTATCGCGGGCAACCACGGCGACCTCCCGGCCGGTGCGGACCGACTCGTCCTCGGCCACGAGGCCGTCGGCGTCGTCGAGGACCCGAACGGCACCGACCTCGAGGAGGGGCAGTACGTCGTTCCGACCGTCCGCCGGCCGCCCAACGGCACCAACGAGTACTTCGAGCGCGGCGAACCGGACATGGCCCCCGAGGGCGAGTACGTCGAGCGCGGCATCGTCGGGGAACACGGCTTCATGACGGAGTACTTCACCAGTCCCGCCGAGTACCTCGTCCCGATCCCCGAGCGCCTCGCCTCCCTCGGTTTCCTCGTCGAACCGATCAGCATCTCCGAGAAGGCCATCGAACACGCCGTCGCCTCCCGCTCCGCGTTCGAGTGGAAGCCGGAATCGGCGCTCGTACTCGGCAACGGCTCGCTCGGCCTGCTGACGCTCGCGATGTTCGAGTCGGTGCTCGAACTCGACCGCACGTACTGTCTCGGGCGGCGCAGCCGACCCGACCCGTCGATCGACATCATCGACGAACTCGGCTCGACGTACGTCGACTCGCGCGAGACGCCGGTCCCCGAGATTCCCGACGAGTACGAGTCCGTTGACATCGTCTACGAGGCGACCGGCTACGCCAAGCACGCGTTCGAAACCGTCGACGCGCTCGCGCCGAACGGCGTCGGCGTCCTGCTCGGCGTCCCCGAACCCTGGTCGTTCGAGATCGACGGCGGGCGGCTCCACCAGGAGTTCGTCCTCCACAACAAGGCGCTGGTCGGCTCGGTCAACTCCCACCGCGGCCACTTCGAGGCGGCCATCGACACGCTCGAGGGGTTGCCGACGTGGGTGACCGACGACCTCGTCACCGGCGTCTACGGGCTCGACGAGTACCGAGCCGCGTTCGAGGCCGGCGACGACGTCGTGAAGACGGCGGTCGAGTTCTCGTCGGTGTGA
- a CDS encoding mandelate racemase/muconate lactonizing enzyme family protein — translation MGVDYSKLHDPNAEYTMRELSAETMGVTGERGGGRDVEITDVQTTMIDGNFPWTLVRVYTDAGIVGTGEAYWGAGAPELIERMTPFLRGENPLDIDRLTEHLVQKMSGEGSIGGVTVTAISGIEVALHDLAGKILDVPAYQLLGGKYRDEVRVYCDCHTEEEADPVACADEAERVVEELGYDALKFDLDVPSGHEKDRANRHLRAPEIEHKASIVEAVTERVGSRADVAFDCHWTFSGGSGKRLAQRLEEYDVWWLEDPVPPENHDVQREVTQSTSTPITVGENVYRKHGQRRLIEEQAVDIIAPDMPKVGGMRETRKIADLADMYYVPVAMHNVASPIATMGGAHVATAIPNSLAVEYHSYELGWWEDLVEEDVIEDGYIEIPEEPGLGVTLDMDVVEEHMVEGEELFDEA, via the coding sequence ATGGGAGTCGATTACTCGAAGCTACACGACCCGAACGCGGAGTATACGATGCGAGAGCTCTCCGCTGAAACGATGGGCGTCACGGGCGAGCGCGGCGGCGGCCGCGACGTCGAGATCACGGACGTCCAGACGACGATGATCGACGGCAACTTCCCCTGGACGCTCGTCCGCGTCTACACGGACGCCGGCATCGTCGGCACCGGGGAAGCCTACTGGGGCGCCGGCGCGCCCGAACTCATCGAGCGGATGACGCCCTTCCTGCGGGGCGAGAACCCGCTCGACATCGACCGCCTCACCGAGCACCTCGTCCAGAAGATGTCCGGCGAGGGCTCGATCGGCGGCGTTACCGTGACCGCGATTTCGGGCATCGAGGTCGCGCTGCACGACCTCGCGGGCAAGATCCTCGACGTCCCCGCCTACCAGCTGCTCGGCGGCAAGTACCGCGACGAGGTTCGCGTCTACTGCGACTGTCACACCGAAGAGGAGGCCGACCCGGTGGCCTGCGCCGACGAGGCGGAACGCGTCGTCGAGGAGCTCGGCTACGACGCCCTGAAGTTCGACTTGGACGTCCCCTCCGGCCACGAGAAGGACCGCGCCAACCGGCACCTGCGCGCGCCGGAGATCGAGCACAAGGCCAGCATCGTCGAGGCCGTCACCGAGCGCGTCGGCTCGCGCGCGGACGTCGCCTTCGACTGTCACTGGACGTTCTCGGGCGGCAGCGGCAAGCGCCTCGCACAGCGCCTCGAGGAGTACGACGTCTGGTGGCTCGAGGACCCCGTCCCGCCGGAGAACCACGACGTCCAGCGCGAGGTCACCCAGAGCACCTCGACGCCGATTACGGTCGGCGAGAACGTCTACCGCAAGCACGGCCAGCGCCGCCTGATCGAGGAACAGGCCGTCGACATCATCGCGCCCGACATGCCCAAGGTGGGCGGGATGCGCGAGACCCGGAAGATCGCCGACCTCGCGGACATGTACTACGTCCCGGTCGCGATGCACAACGTCGCCTCGCCGATCGCGACGATGGGCGGCGCCCACGTCGCGACGGCCATCCCGAACTCGCTGGCCGTCGAGTACCACTCCTACGAACTCGGCTGGTGGGAGGACCTCGTCGAAGAGGACGTCATCGAGGACGGCTACATCGAGATCCCCGAGGAACCCGGCCTCGGCGTCACGCTCGACATGGACGTCGTCGAAGAGCACATGGTCGAGGGCGAAGAGCTCTTCGACGAGGCGTAA
- a CDS encoding acyltransferase translates to MADRIYSIDSMRIIAMAFVVTIHTDPFRGLNGYGNMVNFVTETAARFAVPFFFIASGYFFALKITRRDPTAYLVRRVATIASLYAVGLLLAFPVFLAGTAVRASAKNEDVASSVVSELAEFVSPAELLYYGNSISVILWFLPALAFSLVFVYLFVRVDGTEYLLPVSLGFHVVGLLGASYTMFVGVPFEVRDALFFGFFYTSLGYALCAADWRPRPERSTRYLAATLLFGAVHLGERYVLGYVIPGETFADGVYTASYTIATALFTLSLFLFLLSRPDLGKHTSLPSWGNYAVGIYVVHPAVLYVLEHAGKALDATGYAVTDTFLWHLVLTPATFFGSLAVYLAILELGLYEPGEIRLPRLRRLTGSK, encoded by the coding sequence TCCACACGGACCCGTTCAGGGGACTCAACGGCTACGGCAATATGGTGAATTTCGTAACGGAAACGGCCGCGCGGTTCGCGGTCCCGTTCTTTTTCATCGCGTCCGGGTACTTTTTCGCGCTCAAAATCACTCGTCGCGATCCGACCGCCTATCTCGTTCGGCGAGTTGCCACCATCGCCTCGCTCTACGCGGTCGGACTGCTGCTCGCGTTCCCGGTGTTTCTCGCGGGAACTGCCGTTCGCGCAAGCGCCAAAAACGAGGACGTCGCGAGCAGCGTCGTGAGCGAACTGGCCGAGTTCGTTTCCCCGGCCGAACTGCTCTACTACGGGAACTCGATATCCGTGATCCTGTGGTTCCTCCCCGCGCTCGCGTTTTCGCTCGTCTTCGTGTACCTCTTCGTGCGGGTCGACGGGACGGAGTACCTGCTGCCGGTCTCGCTCGGCTTTCACGTCGTCGGTCTCCTGGGGGCGAGCTACACGATGTTCGTGGGCGTCCCGTTCGAGGTCAGAGACGCGCTGTTCTTCGGGTTCTTTTACACGAGCCTCGGCTACGCCCTCTGCGCCGCCGACTGGCGGCCGCGTCCGGAGCGAAGCACGCGCTACCTCGCTGCGACCCTCCTCTTCGGCGCGGTCCACCTCGGAGAACGATACGTCCTGGGCTACGTGATCCCGGGCGAAACGTTCGCGGACGGCGTCTACACGGCGAGTTACACGATCGCGACGGCGCTGTTCACGCTCTCGTTGTTCCTCTTTCTCCTCTCGCGACCGGATCTCGGAAAGCACACCTCGTTACCGTCGTGGGGTAACTACGCCGTCGGCATCTACGTCGTCCACCCCGCAGTGTTATACGTCCTCGAGCATGCGGGTAAAGCGCTAGACGCGACGGGATACGCGGTTACGGACACGTTCCTGTGGCATCTCGTACTGACCCCCGCGACCTTCTTCGGCTCCCTGGCCGTCTATCTCGCGATCCTCGAACTGGGGCTCTACGAGCCCGGCGAAATCCGTCTCCCGCGATTACGCCGCTTGACCGGTTCGAAGTGA